ACCCGTACTTTTAAATACTAAATAATAATCACCTGATGTAGAAGGTGTAAATTGTCCTGTACCTGTTAAAGCTTGGTTTTCTACATTATCAAAAGTCCCATTTTGCACAATTCCTGTATCTGTAAATATTGAAGTTCCTGCATTAGCATCTGCAACAGTATTACCCTGTGCCACAAGAACTTCTAGATTTTCATTGGCAGAACCGTTTTGTGCATCTGCACCATTATAGCTTAAAGAAATATCATAAGTATTACCCGCAGTTAGACTAATAGCAGGAGAGAATAAATAATCTTCCTTAGTAGCATCGTTGGTTCCATTTGTAGCAAAAAATGAAGTCGTTAAAGGCTGAAGTTCAAGTTCTTGTTGAATCCAGGCTATGCCATTACTATCTTCGTCAATGATGGTGTAACAACTTGCAAAAACAGCGACATTGTCAAAGTTTTCTGTCAAAGGAAAACCTGAGAATTCTGTAGCACAATCTGCAGGTACCAAAAAGTTAATTGGACCAGCAAAAATACTGGTATCTGCACCACAATTTGAATTTACATATACATCGTAAAATGTACCGATTTGTAAGCCCGTAAGTGTTGTAGAAGTCGCGGTAACTCCTGATATGACAGTTCCAGATCCAGGTGTAAAGCCTTCAGCACCATATTCTACGTCAAATGTTGTACCAGAACCATTAGTGTCTGTCCAACTAACATCAGCAGACGTGCTAGTGATATTGTTAACGGCAACATTTTGAGGAGTCGCACAATTGGCTTTAGTTAAAGTAAACGTTGTTTCAAGCTGTGCCACACCACAACCACCATCGGTGACATATTCAGCAACAATTAAAGTAAAACTGCTATCGTCATTCACATCAAAAGTTCCCGTAATTGTAGCTGATCCCATGGTTATTCCATCAGGTAAATTTAGGTCGCAGGTCAAGTTTGTATTAAGACCAGGGTCAACGATGACGTCACTTCCATTAGCACAATCTAAGGTAAAACTAACATCCATAGCAGGTTGACCAATAGTTAAAAATTCCAAATAAACGGCAGAAAACACACGGTTATTTGGTCCAGAGCCAACACTTAAACTCACCACTTGGTCATTAAAACTCGGTCCACCGTTTTCAGGATGGTCTGGTGTAGTTTGAACTAAGTTGTAATCCCCAACAAATGCTGTTGAAGGAAGCGGACATTGGGCAAAAAGAAAAGATCCCATTAAGCCCATAAAAAGACACAAAGTAATTTTTTTCATAATGTTTTATTTAAATTTTCGTAAATATATGCAAATATTTTTACCATAAAATGAATTTTATAAAAAAACCACCTGATTTCAGGTGGTTTTAAAAATATCAGATTTACAGTAACAAAACTTTACTTTTTAATGATCTTAAAGGTTTTTGTAGCATCATTAATCTGAACTTGAGCCAAGTAAACACCGCTAGTCAAAGCATTTAAATCAATACGCTCATCTTGAGCAGAAAGCTTTTGGTTTAAAACTTGCTGACCGAGTAAGTTGTGTAATTTAATTTGGTCAAAAGCTTGATTAGCAGATAGGTTTAAGTTGTTTTGAGCATCAACGAAATAGTTAAAGTTTAATGCTTCAAAATCTTGAGTAGATAAAGTTTGCTCTATAATTTCTATTTCCTTAACAAAGAACACATCTCCACCTGCTGGTGAGTTAACGTGAATACCTAAATAGTAAACTCCATTTGATGATGGTGTGAAAGTTTCAGTGTTCACATAGGCGAGATCAAATAAGTTTGGAGGACCAGCAAATGTGCCTTGCATTGTGATATTGCTATATGAGCCAATTACTGTTTGGTTAGTAGCTGAACTTGTTTGGTCGTCAAGAATAACTAAATCAAAGCTTTCATTTGCAGAATAATTAACATCAACTCCATTGTAAGTCACGGTTATTTCATATTGACTATTGGTGTTCATGTTTATGCCAGGTTAAATTGCCCAAGCATCTTTCGCTGGAGATTGAGTTGGTGGGGTAGTCTGTGGGAATACATTAATTATGTTATCGTTTGTTCCATCATTATCAAAATCATTAGCTCCATTTAAAGTCCAACCTACACCAGTTCCAAAATTTTCGTTTGCCCAACAAGCTTGCCATTTGAATCCTGGACCACCAGAAGGATCTGTTACTTGATTCCAATCTTGAGTATATGGGAAAGTGACATCGCAGTTAAGGCTTGGTTCAAGGCTTAATTCAAAGTCAAAACCTGCATTGCTCCATCGGTTATCCCAAGCAATATAGTAAGTTGTACCAGAAACTGCATCAATGATAGCTTCGCTTAAATAATTTGAACTATCAATATCATCATTTCCTCCTACGCAGGTTAAACTTCCGCAACTACCAGTATAAATGTGAACTCGAGTATCATCACTATTAATCAGACCATCATTTTGAGGTAAATTACTTGAAACTAAATAAAAACCATCTTGAGTTGGTGTAAAAGAATACCATTCTCCAGCTGGGTTGGTCGGAACAGGACCATTCAAAGTACAAATAGGACTTGGTACTTCTGAACCATTAATCGTTCCAACTGTAGTAATACCTGGTGTCACAGCAACTGCACTGTTACAGGTGTCTTGAGCATTCAAGCCATAAGAGGCTAAAATCATAAAACATAAAAGTGTAATTTTTTTCATAATTTTTTAATTTAAGATTAATAGAATGTAAATATAAAGAAAATATATCTGAAGTGACAAATATTATTTTATTTTTAGCATTCTTAAATTCAATCTTTTGAAAGTCGTATCTCAAATAAAATCACCAATTAGCCATGAAATGGAGTTGTTTGAAAAGAAATTTTCACTCTTCATGTCGTCTAAAGTCGCTTTACTCAATAAAATCACGCACTTTATCGTCAACCGAAAAGGCAAACAAATGCGACCTATGTTTGTGTTTTTGGTCGCTAAAATGGTATCTGATGGCGAAGTCAACGACCGCGTTTATCGCGGGGCATCAGTTATCGAGCTTATTCACACCGCCACTCTTGTTCATGACGATGTGGTCGATGACTCCAATCGGCGACGGGGTTTTTCTCCCTCAATGCACTTTGGAAAAATAAAATTGCCGTTTTAGTCGGTGATTATTTGTTGTCTAAAGGTTTGTTGTTGTCTATAGATAATGATGACTTTGATTTGCTCAAAATCATATCTGTTGCCGTAAGAGAAATGAGCGAAGGCGAACTGCTCCAAATAGAAAAAGCCAGAAAACTCGACATTACCGAAGATATTTACTATGACATTATCCGCCAAAAAACAGCGACCTTGATTGTCGCATGTTGCAGTCTTGGTGTCGCCGCTGTAAAACCTAATTCTGAAGATGTCGAAAAAATGCGAAAATTTGGCGAACTCATCGGCATGGCTTTTCAAATCAAAGATGATTTGTTTGATTATGGCGAACGAAAAATCGGTAAACCTACAGGCATTGATATCAAGGAGCAAAAAATGACCTTACCTTTAATTTACGTCCTAAACAATGCCAATCCTAAAGATAAAAAGTGGTTGATTAATTCAGTGAAAAATCACAATAAAGACAAAAAACGGGTCAATGAAGTGATTGATTTTGTGAAATCTCAAGGCGGTTTAGAATACGCCCAAAAACAAATGAAAATTTACCAAAAACAAGCCTTAGAAATATTGGGCAATTATCCAGAATCTGATTTTAAATCTTCCTTAGTTGATATGGTTGATTATGTGATTGAAAGAGAGAAGTAATACCGAAAGTTATTTTAAATGACTCCCATTATATACGAAATCCTTAAAATGCTTGGCTACCACAGGCTGGTACATCGGTATTAGTCTTTCATCTTTGTATAAACCATATTATCTATGTTGATATAAGATGACTGGACTTGATATTGTGTTCATCGAGTAAATACATTCTAAGCTTTTTTAAACTAGTGAAATAATTACAACCTAAAACTTAAA
This genomic window from Flavobacterium sp. CS20 contains:
- a CDS encoding T9SS-dependent choice-of-anchor J family protein, with protein sequence MKKITLCLFMGLMGSFLFAQCPLPSTAFVGDYNLVQTTPDHPENGGPSFNDQVVSLSVGSGPNNRVFSAVYLEFLTIGQPAMDVSFTLDCANGSDVIVDPGLNTNLTCDLNLPDGITMGSATITGTFDVNDDSSFTLIVAEYVTDGGCGVAQLETTFTLTKANCATPQNVAVNNITSTSADVSWTDTNGSGTTFDVEYGAEGFTPGSGTVISGVTATSTTLTGLQIGTFYDVYVNSNCGADTSIFAGPINFLVPADCATEFSGFPLTENFDNVAVFASCYTIIDEDSNGIAWIQQELELQPLTTSFFATNGTNDATKEDYLFSPAISLTAGNTYDISLSYNGADAQNGSANENLEVLVAQGNTVADANAGTSIFTDTGIVQNGTFDNVENQALTGTGQFTPSTSGDYYLVFKSTGSPAPLAQTTGFLLIFNYSVDETLSTQEFEAFNFNYFVDAQNNLNLSSNQAFDQIKLHNLLGQQVLNQKLSAQDERIDLNALTSGVYLAQVQINDATKTFKIIKK
- a CDS encoding T9SS type A sorting domain-containing protein; protein product: MNTNSQYEITVTYNGVDVNYSANESFDLVILDDQTSSATNQTVIGSYSNITMQGTFAGPPNLFDLAYVNTETFTPSSNGVYYLGIHVNSPAGGDVFFVKEIEIIEQTLSTQDFEALNFNYFVDAQNNLNLSANQAFDQIKLHNLLGQQVLNQKLSAQDERIDLNALTSGVYLAQVQINDATKTFKIIKK